In Lachnospiraceae bacterium, one DNA window encodes the following:
- a CDS encoding doubled motif LPXTG anchor domain-containing protein, whose protein sequence is MEEGSSYDVNALLNKAIDGYTWIRYEGGQSAGSLNGDLVFNVYYNSNSTSNRGGGSGGGSSSGGHGSIVTSNGGPGVTIQEETVPLAELPTEALPQEPVSIPEDEVPLAALPKTGQSAGKEIVLFVSAIALGAAGFFGKKTKED, encoded by the coding sequence ATGGAGGAAGGCAGCAGCTATGATGTAAATGCCCTGCTTAACAAAGCGATTGACGGATATACCTGGATCCGTTACGAAGGCGGACAGTCGGCAGGCAGTTTAAATGGTGATCTGGTATTCAATGTATATTATAACAGCAATTCTACTTCTAACAGAGGCGGCGGCTCTGGTGGTGGAAGCAGCAGCGGAGGCCATGGTTCTATTGTCACAAGCAATGGAGGTCCTGGAGTGACCATTCAGGAGGAAACAGTTCCGTTAGCTGAACTTCCAACAGAAGCTCTTCCACAGGAACCGGTTTCTATCCCGGAAGATGAAGTTCCGTTAGCAGCTCTTCCAAAGACCGGACAGAGTGCTGGAAAAGAGATCGTGCTGTTTGTATCTGCTATTGCGTTAGGCGCAGCAGGTTTCTTTGGAAAGAAAACAAAAGAAGATTAA
- a CDS encoding ISAs1 family transposase, with protein MQELLDWLEYIKDDRQQRKVRHTLKDILVIVLFATLANADDWVEMALFAENYQDYLRKYIELKNGIPSHDTIRRVMGMISPEILQQLYGKWQDRLNQDDGELLKKIICIDGKTMRSNKRGDGKAAHIVSAWSKEDGFCLGQKAVEEKSNEIVAIPELLDKIQIKGQIVTIDAMGTQTAIAEKIKKKRADYVLALKRNQNSLYEDVQEYFSDEEFQKEIRERGNYKKNQEKAHGQIEIREYYQTEDIKWLSQKKKWKGLSSIIMEKKTLKKEGNTAIEYRYFISSLRADIEQVSRAVRGHWSIESMHWYLDVTFREDANTTIDKLAAQNLNIIRKWSLSILKPAQMTRHKLSMRKKRFVVSLHPIQYLEELLEA; from the coding sequence ATGCAGGAATTATTAGATTGGCTGGAATACATAAAAGATGATCGTCAGCAAAGGAAAGTTCGTCATACATTAAAGGACATTCTTGTTATTGTGTTGTTTGCAACATTAGCAAATGCAGATGACTGGGTAGAAATGGCATTATTTGCAGAAAATTATCAGGATTATCTTCGCAAATATATAGAGTTAAAAAACGGAATACCATCTCATGATACAATAAGACGCGTAATGGGAATGATATCACCAGAAATCCTGCAGCAGCTCTATGGAAAATGGCAGGATCGTTTAAATCAGGACGATGGGGAACTGCTGAAGAAGATCATCTGTATCGATGGAAAAACCATGCGTTCCAATAAAAGAGGAGATGGGAAGGCGGCCCACATTGTATCAGCATGGAGTAAGGAGGATGGTTTTTGCCTTGGTCAAAAAGCAGTTGAAGAAAAAAGCAATGAGATCGTAGCGATCCCGGAATTGCTGGACAAGATCCAGATAAAAGGCCAGATCGTAACAATCGATGCAATGGGAACGCAGACTGCAATAGCGGAGAAAATAAAGAAAAAACGGGCAGACTATGTGCTGGCATTGAAGAGAAATCAAAACAGTCTGTATGAAGATGTACAAGAATACTTTTCAGACGAAGAGTTCCAAAAAGAGATCCGTGAAAGAGGTAATTACAAAAAAAACCAGGAAAAAGCACATGGTCAGATCGAGATAAGGGAGTATTATCAGACAGAGGATATAAAGTGGTTAAGTCAAAAAAAGAAGTGGAAAGGACTGTCCAGCATCATAATGGAAAAGAAAACCCTGAAGAAGGAAGGCAATACAGCCATAGAGTATCGTTATTTCATTAGCAGTTTGAGGGCAGATATCGAACAGGTCAGCCGTGCAGTTAGAGGACACTGGAGTATAGAAAGCATGCACTGGTATCTGGATGTAACATTCCGGGAAGATGCGAACACAACAATAGATAAGCTGGCAGCACAAAATTTGAATATCATAAGGAAATGGAGCCTGAGTATTTTGAAACCGGCACAGATGACAAGGCATAAGCTGTCGATGAGAAAGAAAAGGTTTGTAGTTAGTTTGCACCCGATTCAATATCTGGAAGAACTTTTAGAAGCTTAA
- a CDS encoding glycoside hydrolase family 13 protein, whose translation MSDIQINREALFSAETQDYRMPSEPDAGDMVTVRMRTAKNGADHVYYIEKKKAVLMKKAASDSLFDYYEHKITVKEAQILYHFKIENDGEVCHYNRLGPSDQDTDQFDFKITPGFHTPDWAKGAVMYQIFVDRFCNGYPTNDVQSCEYVYIGRPVYQVNDWSRNPSTMDVGCFYGGDLQGVWDKLDYIQSLGVEVIYLNPVFVSPSNHKYDCQDYEHIDPHFGKIVKDGGSLVDQNAEDNKKAERYVVRSADRENLKASDAFFAEFVKEIHNRGMKVILDGVFNHCGSFNKWLDAEQIYERSGDYEPGAYISKDSPYHSFFRFNDNSDKAWPYNKTYDGWWGHDTLPKLNYEGSDKLVEYILNVARKWVSPPYSADGWRLDVAADLGHTAEYNHAFWKSFRKAVKEANPQALILAEHYGDPSGWLQGDEWDSIMNYDAFMEPVTWFLTGMEKHSDSYNGGLYGNGQSFFDAMAYHMSRMQTNTVFTAMNQLSNHDHSRFLTRTNQVVGRIGNMGPERASENVKKCVMREAVMIQMTWPGAPTLYYGDEAGVCGWTDPDSRRTYPWGREDLELMEFHRYMAGIHKRLPALRKGAVKPLFAANQQIAYGRMWGKYQTVTIISNLPQPTTMEIPVWQLGVTDEDILGRPILTTEEGYNAGILFYYVKDGILKVRMPAYSGAVFTSHPEDFYPVLRSRFVEDGEEAKEKERPEAVGRE comes from the coding sequence ATGAGTGATATCCAGATAAACAGGGAAGCCCTGTTTTCAGCAGAAACCCAGGATTATCGTATGCCTTCAGAGCCGGATGCCGGTGATATGGTTACAGTGCGGATGCGGACGGCAAAAAACGGTGCAGATCATGTTTATTATATAGAAAAGAAGAAAGCTGTTTTGATGAAAAAAGCTGCTTCTGACAGTCTGTTTGATTATTATGAACATAAGATAACAGTGAAAGAAGCGCAGATACTTTATCATTTTAAGATCGAAAATGATGGTGAAGTCTGTCATTACAACCGTCTGGGACCATCGGATCAGGACACAGACCAGTTTGATTTTAAGATCACACCCGGCTTTCATACCCCGGATTGGGCAAAGGGCGCAGTGATGTACCAGATTTTTGTGGACCGCTTCTGCAATGGTTATCCCACTAATGATGTACAGTCCTGTGAGTATGTTTATATTGGAAGACCAGTGTATCAGGTCAATGACTGGAGCAGAAATCCGTCTACTATGGATGTAGGCTGCTTTTACGGCGGTGATCTTCAGGGTGTGTGGGACAAGCTGGACTATATTCAGAGCCTTGGAGTAGAGGTCATCTACCTGAATCCAGTATTTGTATCCCCCTCAAACCATAAATATGACTGCCAGGACTACGAACATATTGATCCTCACTTTGGAAAGATCGTAAAAGACGGCGGTTCTCTGGTGGATCAGAATGCAGAGGATAATAAAAAGGCAGAGCGTTATGTAGTCCGTTCTGCTGACAGAGAGAATCTTAAGGCCAGTGATGCCTTTTTTGCAGAATTTGTAAAAGAGATCCATAACCGCGGCATGAAGGTGATCTTGGACGGTGTGTTTAATCACTGCGGATCCTTTAATAAATGGCTGGATGCAGAGCAGATCTATGAACGTTCCGGGGACTATGAGCCGGGGGCTTATATTTCAAAGGACAGCCCATATCACAGCTTTTTCCGCTTCAATGACAACAGTGACAAGGCATGGCCTTATAATAAGACTTATGATGGATGGTGGGGGCATGATACACTGCCGAAGCTGAATTATGAAGGCTCTGATAAGTTAGTAGAATACATTTTAAATGTGGCCAGAAAATGGGTTTCCCCACCTTACAGTGCAGACGGCTGGCGCTTAGATGTAGCTGCGGATCTGGGGCATACAGCGGAATATAACCATGCTTTCTGGAAGAGCTTCAGAAAGGCTGTAAAAGAGGCAAATCCACAGGCACTGATCCTTGCAGAACACTACGGCGATCCTTCCGGCTGGCTTCAGGGAGATGAATGGGATTCTATTATGAATTATGATGCCTTTATGGAGCCGGTCACATGGTTTCTTACAGGTATGGAAAAGCACAGTGACAGCTATAACGGCGGACTTTACGGAAATGGCCAGTCTTTCTTTGATGCCATGGCTTATCATATGAGCCGGATGCAGACGAATACTGTATTTACAGCCATGAACCAGCTGTCAAACCATGATCATTCCCGCTTTCTTACCAGGACAAACCAGGTAGTAGGCCGCATTGGCAATATGGGGCCGGAGCGGGCTTCTGAAAACGTAAAGAAATGTGTTATGAGAGAAGCGGTCATGATCCAGATGACCTGGCCGGGTGCACCTACGCTGTATTACGGTGATGAAGCTGGTGTATGCGGCTGGACAGATCCTGACAGCCGGCGAACCTATCCATGGGGCAGAGAAGACCTGGAATTAATGGAATTCCACCGCTATATGGCCGGTATACACAAACGCCTTCCTGCACTGCGAAAAGGGGCTGTAAAGCCATTGTTTGCAGCGAACCAGCAGATCGCCTATGGACGTATGTGGGGAAAGTACCAGACAGTGACTATTATTTCCAATCTGCCTCAGCCGACCACTATGGAAATTCCAGTATGGCAGTTAGGAGTGACCGATGAGGACATCTTAGGACGGCCGATCCTCACAACAGAAGAGGGATACAACGCGGGAATCTTATTCTACTATGTAAAAGATGGCATTTTGAAAGTGAGAATGCCTGCTTACAGCGGTGCTGTATTTACTTCTCATCCGGAAGATTTCTATCCAGTGTTAAGATCCAGATTTGTGGAGGACGGGGAAGAAGCGAAAGAAAAAGAACGGCCGGAGGCAGTTGGACGGGAATAG
- the ftsH gene encoding ATP-dependent zinc metalloprotease FtsH, protein MRQQQTFRGFMFIILMLFLLMLALRFPYARQAEAVTAQEFTQVLESGSVTDAVISPNPQTPSGYVTVTLANGQSVRQNVSDVKDAEQLLKDNNIDYSMEEVPQENTLLTVVMPFMLSIVVVVVIVTMMNRGAAGGGSNARMMNFGRSRAKLSRDSKVNFTNVAGLEEEKEELEEVVDFLKNPQKYTSVGARIPKGMLLVGPPGTGKTLLAKAVAGEAGVPFFSISGSDFVEMFVGVGASRVRDLFEEAKKNAPCIIFIDEIDAVARRRGTGMGGGHDEREQTLNQLLVEMDGFGVNEGIIVMAATNRVDILDPAILRPGRFDRKVAVGRPDVKGREEILKVHSKEKPLSEDVDLHRVAQTTAGFTGADLENLMNEAAIISARDNRRFIRQADIDKAFVKVGIGAEKKSRVISEKDKKITAYHEAGHAILFHVLPDVGPVHTVSIIPTGVGAAGYTMPLPEKDEMFNTKGKMLQNIMVDLGGRIAEEIIFKDVTTGASQDIKQASKLARAMVTQYGMSDRVGMIQYGSDEDEVFIGRDLAHTKSYGNEIADVIDEEVKRIVDECYSKAKKIILEHEDVLHSCAALLIEKEKIGQEEFEGLFKNHEPVMHNDGEV, encoded by the coding sequence TTGAGACAGCAACAGACATTCAGAGGTTTTATGTTTATTATCCTGATGCTGTTCCTTCTGATGCTTGCATTGCGTTTTCCGTATGCAAGACAGGCAGAGGCGGTGACAGCCCAGGAATTTACCCAGGTTCTGGAAAGCGGAAGCGTGACAGATGCAGTGATCAGTCCAAATCCACAGACACCAAGCGGATATGTGACAGTTACACTGGCCAATGGTCAGTCCGTCCGCCAGAATGTATCTGACGTAAAAGATGCAGAGCAGCTTTTAAAGGACAATAACATTGATTATTCCATGGAGGAAGTACCTCAGGAGAATACACTTCTTACTGTGGTAATGCCTTTCATGCTTTCAATCGTAGTAGTTGTTGTGATCGTTACTATGATGAACCGTGGGGCAGCAGGAGGCGGTTCAAATGCCAGAATGATGAATTTTGGCAGAAGCCGTGCAAAGCTCAGCCGTGACAGTAAGGTGAATTTCACTAATGTAGCTGGTCTGGAAGAGGAAAAAGAAGAGCTGGAAGAAGTAGTGGATTTCTTAAAAAATCCTCAGAAATACACCAGCGTAGGTGCGCGTATCCCTAAGGGAATGCTTTTAGTAGGCCCGCCTGGAACCGGTAAAACCCTTCTTGCAAAGGCAGTAGCCGGGGAAGCAGGAGTTCCGTTTTTCTCCATTTCCGGTTCTGACTTCGTGGAAATGTTCGTAGGTGTGGGCGCTTCCCGTGTCCGCGATCTGTTTGAAGAAGCAAAGAAAAATGCCCCATGTATCATTTTCATTGACGAGATCGATGCAGTGGCCCGCCGCAGAGGTACCGGTATGGGCGGCGGACATGATGAAAGAGAGCAGACATTAAACCAGCTTCTGGTTGAGATGGATGGCTTCGGTGTCAATGAAGGCATCATCGTTATGGCTGCTACCAACCGTGTAGATATCCTTGATCCGGCAATCCTTCGTCCGGGACGTTTTGACCGCAAGGTGGCTGTAGGCCGTCCGGATGTAAAGGGAAGAGAAGAGATATTAAAGGTACATTCGAAAGAAAAGCCATTAAGTGAAGATGTAGACCTTCACAGAGTAGCACAGACAACTGCCGGTTTTACAGGCGCAGATCTGGAAAACCTGATGAACGAGGCTGCGATCATCTCTGCAAGAGATAACCGCCGTTTTATCCGTCAGGCAGATATTGACAAGGCGTTTGTAAAGGTTGGCATTGGTGCTGAGAAGAAGAGCCGTGTGATTTCTGAAAAAGACAAGAAGATCACCGCTTATCACGAAGCCGGTCATGCGATCCTGTTCCATGTGCTTCCTGATGTAGGACCTGTGCATACAGTTTCCATTATCCCTACAGGTGTTGGTGCAGCCGGTTATACCATGCCGCTACCGGAAAAGGATGAAATGTTCAATACAAAGGGCAAGATGCTTCAGAATATCATGGTGGATCTGGGAGGACGTATTGCAGAGGAGATCATTTTCAAGGATGTGACCACCGGAGCTTCCCAGGATATCAAGCAGGCAAGCAAGCTTGCAAGGGCCATGGTCACTCAGTATGGTATGTCTGACCGCGTGGGAATGATCCAGTATGGCAGTGATGAGGATGAAGTATTTATCGGCCGCGACCTGGCACACACCAAGTCTTATGGAAATGAGATCGCAGATGTGATCGATGAGGAAGTTAAGCGGATCGTAGATGAATGCTACAGCAAGGCGAAAAAAATCATTCTGGAACATGAGGATGTGCTCCACTCCTGTGCTGCTCTTCTTATTGAAAAAGAGAAGATCGGACAGGAAGAATTTGAAGGATTATTTAAAAATCATGAACCTGTCATGCATAATGACGGTGAGGTGTAA
- the hpt gene encoding hypoxanthine phosphoribosyltransferase: protein MADKIRVLLTEEEVDKRINEVAECINKDYAGKSIHLICILKGGVFFTCELAKRLKVPVSMDFMSVSSYGSGTVSSGVVRIIKDLDEPLEGKDVLIVEDIIDSGRTLAYLIEVLKQRGPKDIRLCTLLDKPERRVKKQVTVDYTCFTIPDEFVVGYGLDYDQKYRNLPYIGVVEQEPEQ from the coding sequence ATGGCAGACAAAATTCGTGTGTTATTAACAGAAGAAGAAGTAGATAAGCGGATTAATGAGGTAGCAGAGTGCATTAATAAAGATTATGCTGGAAAGAGCATTCACCTGATCTGCATTTTAAAGGGAGGCGTATTTTTCACCTGTGAGCTGGCAAAGAGACTGAAAGTGCCGGTTTCTATGGATTTCATGTCCGTATCCAGCTATGGCTCAGGTACTGTATCCAGCGGAGTAGTACGTATCATTAAGGATCTTGATGAGCCGTTAGAGGGAAAAGATGTCCTGATCGTAGAAGATATTATTGACTCCGGACGTACTCTGGCATACCTGATCGAGGTATTAAAGCAGAGAGGACCGAAGGATATCCGTCTGTGTACCCTTCTTGACAAGCCGGAGCGCCGTGTGAAGAAGCAGGTGACTGTAGATTATACATGTTTTACTATCCCGGATGAGTTTGTAGTAGGTTATGGTCTGGATTATGACCAGAAATACCGCAACCTGCCATACATCGGCGTGGTAGAGCAGGAGCCTGAACAGTAA
- the tilS gene encoding tRNA lysidine(34) synthetase TilS yields the protein MEKLKQKVRQTIKEHHMLQPGDPVIIALSGGADSVCLLSLLADMREEFGLKLRSLHVHHGLRGEEADRDAAFSQKISEAFHVPCHMIKADVKQYASENGLSEEEAGRLIRYQALEETGRNWEKETKRPVKIAVAHHSRDQAETILLNLFRGSGLGGLKGIPYVRENIIRPLLDAEKEEILAYLEEKEISWVNDSSNDTDHYARNRIRSHILPAVKEEITTGAEAGIRRAGYLAGMADAYLKKQAKEWIREQVTLADDHCMIPEEPFKQADPVIQLYSIMELLKQYAGSAKDLSLVHGEQTAELFGKQTGRRISLPYGLQAEKVYGGVKIGVHENAGKNKGSDDAVKETLKTSLPEPEFEVFSYEKAMEFPQKMYTKWFDCDKIKGTPVVRTRQTGDYIMLDKDRKKALRRFMIDEKIPADKREQVALLADGDHIMWIIGWRISNYYKIGPDTKRVLQVKIKNGG from the coding sequence ATGGAGAAGCTGAAACAGAAAGTAAGGCAGACCATAAAAGAACATCATATGCTGCAGCCGGGTGATCCTGTGATCATTGCGCTGTCCGGCGGGGCAGACTCTGTCTGCCTTTTAAGTCTGCTTGCAGATATGAGAGAGGAATTTGGATTAAAGCTTAGGTCTTTGCATGTACACCATGGTCTTCGCGGGGAAGAAGCGGACCGGGATGCAGCCTTTTCACAAAAAATCAGTGAAGCTTTTCATGTCCCCTGTCATATGATAAAAGCAGATGTAAAACAATATGCTTCTGAAAATGGGCTGTCAGAAGAAGAGGCCGGACGTCTGATCCGGTATCAGGCGCTGGAAGAAACTGGAAGAAACTGGGAAAAAGAAACAAAAAGACCGGTTAAAATAGCAGTGGCCCATCACAGCCGGGATCAGGCAGAGACTATTTTGCTGAATTTATTCCGTGGAAGCGGGCTTGGAGGTTTAAAAGGCATTCCTTATGTACGGGAAAACATTATAAGACCTCTTTTAGATGCAGAGAAGGAAGAGATACTGGCATATCTGGAAGAAAAGGAAATTTCCTGGGTCAATGATTCCAGCAATGATACGGATCATTATGCAAGAAACCGCATCCGCAGTCATATCCTTCCGGCTGTTAAAGAAGAGATAACCACCGGGGCGGAAGCGGGGATACGAAGGGCCGGATATCTGGCAGGAATGGCAGATGCCTATTTAAAAAAACAGGCAAAAGAATGGATCAGGGAACAGGTCACATTGGCAGATGATCACTGTATGATCCCGGAAGAACCATTTAAGCAGGCAGATCCGGTGATCCAGCTGTACAGCATCATGGAACTTTTAAAACAATATGCCGGATCGGCAAAGGATCTGAGCCTGGTCCACGGGGAACAGACGGCAGAACTGTTTGGGAAGCAGACGGGACGCAGGATCAGCCTTCCCTATGGCCTGCAGGCGGAAAAAGTATATGGCGGGGTAAAGATCGGGGTACATGAAAATGCCGGGAAAAATAAAGGATCAGATGACGCTGTAAAAGAAACGTTAAAAACTTCCCTTCCGGAGCCAGAATTTGAGGTTTTTTCTTATGAAAAAGCCATGGAATTTCCGCAAAAGATGTATACGAAATGGTTTGATTGTGATAAAATAAAGGGTACGCCCGTTGTCAGGACCAGACAGACCGGAGATTATATTATGCTGGATAAAGACCGCAAAAAAGCGCTTCGCCGCTTTATGATCGATGAAAAGATACCTGCAGATAAGCGGGAGCAGGTGGCACTGCTGGCAGACGGAGACCATATCATGTGGATCATAGGGTGGCGCATCAGCAATTATTATAAGATAGGGCCAGATACAAAACGAGTATTACAGGTTAAGATCAAAAACGGAGGATAA
- a CDS encoding SpoIIE family protein phosphatase codes for MSQSLEQLAKAFDDGAGETGSLTKDDGLAAMQTCATLVCGSCGGCSLYEDSEKEDSYYLYYLLRIFEQNGHISAEDMPELFKKDCRRKRDYLEQLNRSFARAAMNLSWKNRFLESRDVVISQFRELAVILDEFSRQIGGAKNITEEYKGAIKKEFRRYHILADSMLLLEYDNGRREIYLTAKTTNGRCVTSKDAAELMGEVFPDTAWLPAKDSRSIITRKFETVRFEEKGDYYLTWGAAGVPKQGERYSGDNYSFCERGSSQVMFSLCDGMGFGAEASRESRRIVELLETLLETGFAPRSAFKLVNTVLLLAGGEQHPAALDAGCIDLYTGALEIFKLGAPGAFVMGQEGIQVLEGRQVPAGALEQAEPVLLSRKLWDGDRLIMVTDGVLDALPGDDKEQVMGQFLDSLEEMPPQDMAEHVLDFALSFVPGARDDMTVLAVQVWKK; via the coding sequence ATGTCACAGTCACTGGAACAGCTGGCAAAAGCCTTTGATGATGGGGCAGGGGAAACGGGCAGTCTTACAAAGGATGACGGGCTGGCTGCCATGCAGACCTGCGCAACACTGGTCTGCGGCAGTTGCGGCGGGTGCAGTCTTTATGAGGACAGCGAAAAAGAGGACAGTTATTATCTGTATTATCTTTTGCGTATTTTTGAGCAGAACGGACATATCAGTGCTGAGGACATGCCGGAGCTTTTTAAGAAGGACTGCCGTAGAAAACGGGATTATTTAGAACAGTTAAATCGCAGCTTTGCCAGGGCTGCCATGAATCTTTCCTGGAAGAACCGTTTTTTAGAAAGCCGGGATGTGGTCATTTCACAGTTTAGGGAACTGGCAGTGATACTGGATGAGTTTTCCAGACAGATCGGCGGGGCTAAAAATATTACAGAAGAATATAAAGGGGCCATAAAAAAAGAATTTCGCAGATACCACATTTTAGCAGATAGCATGCTTTTACTGGAATATGACAACGGACGCCGGGAAATCTATCTTACAGCAAAGACCACCAATGGCCGCTGCGTTACTTCAAAAGATGCGGCAGAGCTGATGGGAGAGGTGTTCCCGGATACCGCCTGGCTTCCAGCTAAAGACAGCCGGAGCATTATTACCCGGAAGTTTGAAACTGTGCGTTTTGAGGAAAAAGGCGATTATTACCTGACCTGGGGTGCTGCGGGGGTTCCAAAACAGGGAGAACGGTATTCTGGGGATAATTACAGTTTCTGCGAAAGAGGCAGCAGTCAGGTGATGTTCAGCCTGTGTGATGGAATGGGATTTGGGGCAGAGGCCAGTCGGGAGAGCAGGCGGATCGTGGAATTGCTGGAGACTTTATTGGAAACCGGTTTTGCCCCCCGCTCGGCCTTTAAACTGGTAAATACAGTGCTTTTGCTGGCAGGTGGAGAACAACACCCGGCAGCCCTTGACGCAGGCTGTATCGATCTGTATACAGGGGCCCTGGAAATATTCAAACTGGGGGCACCTGGGGCTTTTGTAATGGGACAGGAAGGCATCCAGGTCTTAGAAGGGAGACAGGTTCCTGCAGGCGCATTAGAACAGGCAGAGCCGGTATTATTATCCCGGAAGCTTTGGGACGGGGACCGGCTGATCATGGTAACGGACGGAGTGTTAGATGCACTGCCGGGAGACGATAAGGAGCAGGTCATGGGGCAGTTTTTAGACAGTTTAGAGGAAATGCCCCCTCAGGATATGGCAGAGCATGTGCTGGATTTTGCGCTGTCTTTTGTGCCGGGAGCCAGAGATGATATGACAGTCCTGGCAGTCCAGGTATGGAAAAAGTAA
- a CDS encoding septum formation initiator family protein yields MSSYGRSKRVKREKWANRMAVLGVTMVVICLAAAVNAKGSTLKKSDLDYQQKEQQLEAQLRDEEERTKKLEEYKVYVKTKQFAEEVAKEKLGLVNPDEILLKPNK; encoded by the coding sequence ATGAGCTCTTACGGAAGATCAAAGCGTGTAAAGCGCGAAAAATGGGCAAACAGAATGGCCGTACTTGGCGTTACAATGGTAGTTATCTGTCTTGCAGCTGCAGTAAACGCAAAGGGCTCAACCTTGAAGAAGTCGGACCTGGATTATCAGCAGAAGGAACAGCAGCTGGAGGCACAGCTGCGTGATGAAGAAGAACGGACGAAAAAGCTGGAAGAATACAAGGTTTATGTAAAGACCAAGCAGTTTGCAGAGGAAGTTGCAAAGGAAAAACTGGGACTGGTAAATCCAGATGAGATTCTTTTAAAGCCTAATAAATAA
- a CDS encoding spore cortex biosynthesis protein YabQ, translating into MSMQIRYEAWLLLLSLLVGGWLMLVYDLFRVLRLMIKHSSFVRGIEDFLFWIFAGVVTFMLLYEQNDGGLRLYAIVGVLVGMSLYDRIVSRFLFAVLKKAGKWFKIKK; encoded by the coding sequence ATGAGTATGCAGATCCGTTATGAAGCGTGGCTGCTTTTATTAAGCCTGCTGGTAGGTGGTTGGCTAATGCTGGTGTACGACCTTTTCCGGGTACTGAGGCTTATGATAAAACACAGTTCTTTTGTAAGGGGAATTGAGGATTTTCTGTTTTGGATCTTTGCAGGGGTTGTCACTTTTATGCTGCTGTATGAGCAAAATGACGGTGGATTGCGTCTATATGCTATTGTGGGTGTCCTTGTGGGGATGTCGCTTTATGACAGAATCGTCAGCCGTTTTCTGTTTGCGGTCTTGAAAAAGGCCGGTAAATGGTTTAAAATAAAAAAATGA
- the yabP gene encoding sporulation protein YabP: MEEKISSGRLHRLVLSDRHAGSVTGVNDVVSFDENEIVLDTEMGLLTIRGKELHVKRLTLEKGELDLEGQIDSLNYSSNAALKHSGESFLSRLLK, from the coding sequence ATGGAAGAGAAAATATCGTCCGGGCGGCTTCACCGTCTGGTCCTTTCGGACAGGCATGCAGGCTCTGTGACAGGAGTCAATGATGTAGTGTCTTTTGATGAAAATGAGATCGTACTGGACACTGAAATGGGTCTTCTGACCATAAGGGGAAAGGAGCTTCATGTAAAGAGGCTTACGCTGGAAAAGGGGGAGCTGGATCTGGAAGGCCAGATAGACAGTTTAAATTACAGCTCTAATGCAGCACTTAAACATTCCGGGGAATCTTTCTTATCCCGGCTTTTAAAATAA
- a CDS encoding WYL domain-containing protein, with protein MSSNGYYYLIAGNPKYPDGLTNFRIDRILQIQMLDEPRKPLPDQLLPYFRDAAHEVFQASEYRNDHPVMYSDETVRIHLSCNPAIINNLIDDFGWSIQSRDIKDPDHPDWVHVTAKVSLMGAAIFCTHHCKDCKVIGPDKLREKVIENLKAGLALYE; from the coding sequence ATGTCAAGTAATGGTTATTATTATCTTATAGCAGGCAATCCTAAATACCCGGACGGGCTGACAAATTTCCGCATTGACCGCATTTTGCAGATACAGATGCTGGATGAACCCAGAAAGCCGCTGCCGGACCAGCTCCTTCCTTATTTCCGGGATGCAGCTCATGAGGTTTTTCAGGCCAGTGAGTACCGAAATGACCATCCGGTAATGTATTCAGATGAAACAGTGCGGATCCATTTAAGCTGTAACCCGGCGATCATCAACAATCTGATCGATGATTTTGGATGGAGCATCCAGTCCCGTGATATAAAAGATCCGGATCATCCTGACTGGGTCCATGTGACAGCCAAGGTGAGTCTGATGGGTGCTGCTATTTTCTGTACTCATCACTGTAAAGACTGCAAAGTAATAGGGCCGGACAAACTGAGGGAAAAAGTGATCGAAAACCTGAAAGCAGGACTGGCGCTTTATGAATAA
- a CDS encoding RNA-binding S4 domain-containing protein: MRLDKYLKVSRIIKRRTVANEACDSGRVMLNDKVARASAEVKAGDVIEIAFGTKAVKVKVTSVQDAIRKEDAKEMFEYL, encoded by the coding sequence ATGAGATTAGATAAATACCTGAAAGTATCCCGTATCATTAAAAGAAGGACTGTAGCAAACGAAGCCTGCGACAGTGGCCGTGTGATGCTTAACGATAAGGTAGCAAGAGCCAGTGCAGAGGTTAAGGCAGGAGATGTGATCGAGATCGCATTTGGAACCAAGGCTGTAAAGGTAAAGGTCACAAGCGTGCAGGATGCGATCCGTAAGGAAGATGCGAAAGAGATGTTTGAGTATTTGTAA